Proteins from one Tautonia marina genomic window:
- a CDS encoding helicase-related protein, which translates to MDNPLSSGEKAKARDILAAIRTLKTVEREQRPPTDDEMQALRRFGGFGAVALSIFSDPVTGQFKDGWREIGEELRSLLTPEEYDSAKRTTFSQFFTSPVVMRAMHDALSRLGVPTTATVLEPGCGTGNFMAHAPAGQRFIGVELDSLTGRIARELHPSADIRIENFRDSKLPPLDAVIGNVPFANVHLDFHGRKLSLHDFCIAKSVEALKPGGVLAVVTSHFTLDKQNAAVRELLASQADFLGAIRLPNDAFKREGTAVTTDILFLRKRAPGQAPNHADPEWLETSEIGIAGADLPVNRYFLNHDEMVLGDWSREHLLHGAVGFSVKSNGDLASQLKEAIARLPQVKQSEAERPNPPPAVLLDPEKRVDVVEVQVEKPAFVPPPPLRHITEGSLFVGDDKVIRQVENGTAEPVTYCGVLLRSDGTPQARKIGSLIGLRDLARRVLQSQNEGWPEANRQEARRALNAAYDRFVAQYGPVNKTTFTETKNGTIRRMPNLVKFREDPDAMLVMSLEEYDEATGKAEKAAIMKRDVVGPKPPVTHVASAEEGLLVSLNERGAVDLPFIALLYGKPEEAVVAELGDLIFKNPETGKFEVADDYLSGNVRHKLAVAEKAGPGYARNVEALRSVQPEDVLPGDIDANLGAPWIPEKDIKAFAEELFGGSFTVGHLKKDAVWSLEPDYRAIQSVAATADFGTGRINGTELLAQALNLKSPVIYDTIRGVNGDERVLNPTETQAAKEKQKLIKERFKSWIFADPDRTERLVRIYNDTYNNIRPRLFDGSHLDFPGMSRAITLKPHQVDAVWRCMTAGNTLLAHAVGAGKAQPLDAKVLTPTGWVRMGNLRPGDKVIAGDGTVTQVTGVFPQGEKAIWRVAFSDGSSTRACGEHLWLTQTSAERQRWNEAKREGHVTVKGQPKVRTTEELARTIHERHYVPLTGPVEFTAVELPLDPYTLGVLIGDASFRQFSVQLAVPESVQLDYLALPAGVTAKTWSKPGKCPVAWMVAGGVRPNPLNKIIRELGLWNLKSRDKFIPNDYLYASPADRLGMIQGLMDADGGVVGRTARYTSYSERLADGMVALVRSLGGIPHKRIMEGAAPGSVKFTVDVKLPDGMVPFRLKRKVLAWKGSTINRRTPKRCIVSISPDGVAPSQCIAVAHPSRLYITDDFIVTHNTYEMCAAGMKMKQAGIIKKPMYCIANNMLEQFAREFLQLYPDAKLLVATKEDFTREKRKLLTARIASGDWDGIITTHSSFERIGMSREFQERFLRDQIKEYEDLLIDKATLGRNITKTLEKQKVAREEKLKALLAEDKKDSGLVFDELGIDHLFVDESAMSFKNLETPTKMERVAGIQTSGSERAFDLYMKCRYLDERHPGHGVTFATGTPITNTMVEMYTNQRFLDPEGLRSRGIEHFDAWAATFGEVVDSMEISPDGASLRPRSRFAKFVNLPELVQMFRAFADVQTAEMLDLPRPKLEGGKPQTMACPMSEEQKGLQAGLIKRYDRIRNEKVDPREDNALAITTDGRKLALDGRMLGTGGDFPESKINALVRNVARIWNATAEKRGTQMVFCDMGVNANPFSAYDEIVEKLVDHGIPRAQIAVIGDADTDAKKQALFEKVRQGTVRVLLGSTSKMGTGTNVQKRLVALHHLDAPWKPAEVEQRDGRILRQGNENSEVAIYRYVTEGSFDAYMWQALETKARFIAQVMSGDCAVRKAEDIGGQELSYAEVKAIASGNPAVLTLAEADAELQRLAILRKNHLDEQYRARQSVRDLPDDIRRLEKRLEGLEADKATLAKSEAVPSQEAVADRMKRMPEKVSETYRTPLGRYRGLEASLILHPLGGTEVVLDGATRRRETLLRDNPGPRAVLNALERLANSYDYDCRSHRAEIGVRQGQLKDYEARLGKPFEHADYMSQLAGLRDLLKAGLSENPPEGIPPAGEVAEKIKALREANTVEAAPERAVRKAARAERPVTARLREKLAEQQAAEVPASVEANPEPDAAQPEPVQAPEHVVVPMPDRVRLTNGHAKAVVSRRQAKAEQLRLF; encoded by the coding sequence ATGGACAATCCCCTCTCATCAGGCGAGAAAGCCAAAGCCCGCGACATCCTCGCCGCCATCCGCACGCTCAAGACCGTCGAACGCGAGCAGCGTCCCCCCACCGACGACGAGATGCAGGCCCTCCGCCGATTCGGCGGCTTCGGGGCGGTGGCCCTCTCCATCTTCTCCGATCCCGTCACTGGCCAGTTCAAGGACGGCTGGCGCGAGATCGGCGAGGAGCTCCGCTCGCTCCTGACCCCCGAGGAATACGACTCCGCCAAGCGGACGACCTTCTCCCAGTTCTTCACCTCCCCCGTCGTCATGCGGGCCATGCACGACGCCCTTTCGCGTTTGGGCGTTCCTACCACCGCGACCGTGCTCGAGCCGGGATGCGGGACCGGCAATTTCATGGCTCACGCTCCCGCAGGTCAGCGGTTCATCGGCGTCGAGCTCGACTCCCTCACCGGCCGCATTGCCCGCGAGCTGCATCCCTCGGCAGATATCCGCATCGAAAACTTCCGCGACTCGAAGCTCCCTCCTCTCGACGCCGTGATCGGCAACGTCCCCTTCGCCAACGTCCACCTCGACTTCCACGGCCGGAAGCTCTCCCTCCACGACTTCTGCATCGCCAAGTCGGTCGAGGCCCTGAAGCCCGGCGGCGTCCTCGCCGTGGTCACCAGCCACTTCACCCTCGACAAGCAGAACGCCGCCGTCCGCGAACTGCTCGCCTCGCAGGCCGACTTCCTCGGGGCCATCCGCCTGCCGAATGACGCCTTCAAGCGGGAGGGCACGGCGGTCACCACGGACATCCTGTTCCTGCGTAAGCGGGCCCCCGGCCAGGCGCCGAACCACGCGGACCCGGAATGGCTGGAAACCTCCGAGATCGGCATCGCCGGGGCCGACCTGCCGGTCAACCGCTACTTCCTGAACCACGACGAGATGGTCCTCGGCGACTGGAGTCGCGAGCACCTGCTCCACGGGGCGGTCGGGTTCAGCGTGAAGTCGAACGGCGACCTGGCCAGCCAGCTCAAGGAGGCCATCGCCCGGTTGCCGCAGGTGAAGCAGTCCGAGGCGGAGCGGCCGAATCCGCCTCCGGCCGTTCTACTAGACCCCGAAAAACGAGTAGATGTAGTAGAAGTCCAAGTAGAAAAACCAGCCTTCGTCCCGCCCCCGCCGCTCCGGCATATCACCGAAGGCTCCCTGTTCGTCGGCGACGACAAGGTCATCCGCCAGGTCGAGAACGGAACTGCCGAGCCCGTCACCTACTGCGGCGTCCTCCTCAGGTCCGACGGCACGCCCCAGGCCCGAAAGATCGGCTCGCTCATCGGGCTGCGCGACCTCGCCCGCCGCGTGCTCCAGTCCCAGAACGAGGGCTGGCCCGAGGCGAACCGCCAGGAGGCACGCCGGGCGCTCAACGCGGCCTACGACCGATTCGTGGCCCAGTACGGCCCGGTCAATAAGACCACGTTCACGGAGACCAAGAACGGCACCATCCGCCGCATGCCCAACCTGGTGAAGTTCCGGGAGGACCCGGACGCCATGCTCGTCATGAGCCTCGAGGAGTACGACGAGGCGACCGGCAAGGCGGAGAAGGCCGCTATCATGAAGCGGGACGTGGTCGGCCCGAAGCCGCCCGTCACGCACGTCGCCTCCGCGGAGGAAGGGCTGCTGGTCTCGCTGAACGAGCGAGGGGCCGTCGACCTGCCGTTCATCGCCTTGCTCTACGGGAAGCCCGAGGAGGCCGTCGTCGCCGAGCTTGGCGACCTGATCTTCAAAAACCCTGAGACCGGGAAGTTCGAAGTCGCCGACGACTACCTCTCGGGGAACGTCCGCCACAAGCTCGCCGTCGCCGAGAAGGCAGGGCCGGGGTATGCCCGGAACGTCGAGGCCCTGCGCTCAGTCCAGCCCGAGGACGTGCTACCCGGCGACATCGACGCGAACCTGGGCGCCCCATGGATCCCCGAGAAGGACATCAAGGCGTTCGCTGAGGAGCTCTTCGGCGGCTCGTTCACCGTCGGACACCTGAAGAAGGATGCCGTCTGGAGCCTGGAGCCCGACTACCGGGCCATCCAGTCGGTCGCGGCCACCGCCGACTTCGGGACCGGCCGGATCAACGGCACGGAGCTGCTCGCCCAGGCCTTGAACCTGAAATCACCGGTCATCTACGACACGATCCGCGGCGTCAACGGCGACGAGCGGGTCCTGAACCCGACCGAGACGCAGGCCGCCAAGGAGAAGCAGAAGCTCATCAAGGAGCGGTTCAAGTCGTGGATCTTCGCCGACCCCGACCGCACCGAGCGGCTGGTGAGGATCTACAACGACACCTACAACAACATCCGGCCACGGCTGTTCGATGGCAGCCATCTAGATTTTCCGGGGATGAGCAGGGCGATCACGCTCAAGCCCCATCAGGTCGACGCGGTCTGGCGGTGCATGACGGCGGGGAACACGCTGCTCGCGCACGCCGTCGGAGCGGGCAAGGCCCAGCCACTCGACGCGAAAGTCCTGACACCAACTGGCTGGGTGCGGATGGGCAACCTCCGGCCGGGGGATAAGGTAATCGCGGGCGATGGCACCGTGACGCAGGTCACTGGAGTTTTCCCGCAAGGTGAGAAGGCAATCTGGCGGGTTGCCTTCTCCGATGGCTCATCTACGCGAGCATGCGGAGAGCATCTCTGGCTGACCCAGACGAGTGCGGAACGGCAGCGATGGAATGAGGCGAAGCGCGAAGGGCATGTCACCGTCAAGGGGCAACCCAAAGTCAGAACTACGGAGGAGCTAGCCCGAACTATTCACGAACGGCACTACGTGCCGCTGACCGGCCCGGTTGAATTCACTGCCGTTGAGTTGCCACTCGACCCATACACCCTCGGCGTGCTCATCGGCGACGCATCCTTCCGCCAGTTCTCGGTCCAACTGGCAGTCCCCGAGTCCGTTCAACTCGATTACCTCGCGCTGCCCGCTGGCGTGACGGCGAAGACCTGGTCGAAGCCGGGGAAGTGTCCCGTCGCGTGGATGGTCGCGGGCGGCGTCAGGCCGAACCCGCTCAACAAGATCATCCGTGAGCTTGGGCTGTGGAACTTGAAGAGCCGCGACAAGTTCATCCCTAACGACTACCTCTACGCCTCCCCGGCCGACCGCCTGGGGATGATCCAGGGCCTGATGGATGCCGACGGTGGGGTGGTGGGGCGGACGGCCCGGTACACCAGCTACTCGGAGAGATTGGCCGACGGAATGGTCGCGCTGGTGAGGAGCTTGGGCGGCATCCCGCACAAGCGCATCATGGAAGGCGCTGCGCCAGGAAGCGTCAAATTCACCGTAGACGTAAAGCTGCCTGATGGAATGGTTCCATTTCGGCTGAAGCGAAAGGTGCTAGCCTGGAAGGGGTCCACAATAAATCGCCGCACCCCGAAGCGGTGCATCGTCTCTATATCCCCTGACGGGGTCGCACCCTCCCAGTGTATCGCAGTAGCCCACCCGTCGCGCCTCTACATCACGGATGATTTCATCGTCACCCACAACACCTACGAGATGTGCGCCGCCGGAATGAAGATGAAGCAGGCTGGCATCATTAAAAAACCGATGTACTGCATCGCGAACAACATGCTGGAGCAGTTCGCTCGCGAATTCCTCCAGTTATATCCTGATGCCAAGCTTCTCGTCGCGACCAAGGAGGATTTCACGCGAGAAAAGCGAAAACTCCTGACGGCTCGGATCGCTTCAGGAGACTGGGATGGCATCATCACCACTCATTCGAGCTTCGAGCGGATTGGTATGTCGCGTGAGTTCCAAGAGCGGTTCCTGCGCGATCAGATCAAAGAATACGAAGATCTCCTGATTGACAAGGCCACGCTGGGCCGGAACATCACGAAGACGCTAGAAAAGCAAAAAGTGGCGAGGGAAGAAAAGCTCAAAGCTCTTCTGGCTGAGGACAAGAAGGACAGTGGTTTGGTCTTCGATGAGTTGGGGATTGACCACCTGTTCGTAGACGAGTCGGCGATGAGTTTCAAAAACCTCGAAACTCCCACCAAGATGGAGCGTGTCGCAGGCATCCAGACCAGCGGCTCCGAACGGGCCTTTGATCTGTACATGAAGTGCCGCTACCTCGACGAACGCCACCCTGGCCACGGCGTCACGTTCGCCACAGGCACGCCGATCACGAATACCATGGTCGAGATGTACACCAACCAGCGGTTCCTCGACCCCGAGGGGCTCCGCTCGCGCGGCATCGAGCACTTCGACGCTTGGGCCGCCACGTTCGGCGAGGTTGTGGACTCCATGGAGATCTCGCCCGACGGTGCATCGCTCCGGCCCCGCAGCCGCTTCGCGAAGTTCGTGAACCTGCCCGAGCTGGTCCAGATGTTCCGCGCCTTCGCCGACGTGCAGACGGCGGAGATGCTGGACCTGCCCCGGCCGAAGCTTGAAGGCGGGAAGCCCCAGACCATGGCCTGCCCCATGTCCGAGGAGCAGAAGGGTTTGCAGGCGGGGCTCATCAAGCGGTACGACCGCATCCGCAACGAGAAGGTCGATCCACGCGAGGACAACGCCCTGGCGATCACCACGGACGGCCGCAAGCTGGCCCTCGACGGCCGGATGCTCGGGACCGGGGGCGACTTCCCGGAGTCGAAGATCAACGCCCTGGTCAGGAACGTGGCCCGGATCTGGAACGCGACCGCCGAGAAACGCGGCACGCAGATGGTCTTCTGCGACATGGGCGTGAACGCAAACCCGTTCTCGGCCTACGACGAGATCGTGGAGAAGTTGGTCGACCACGGCATCCCACGGGCCCAGATCGCCGTGATCGGCGATGCCGACACCGACGCGAAGAAGCAGGCACTGTTCGAGAAGGTCCGTCAGGGCACCGTTCGCGTGCTCCTGGGCTCGACGTCCAAGATGGGCACGGGCACCAACGTCCAGAAGCGACTGGTGGCCCTCCATCACCTCGACGCCCCCTGGAAGCCCGCCGAGGTCGAGCAGCGAGACGGCCGCATCCTCCGTCAGGGCAATGAGAACTCCGAGGTGGCCATCTACCGATACGTCACCGAGGGTTCGTTCGACGCCTACATGTGGCAGGCGTTGGAGACCAAGGCCCGATTCATCGCCCAGGTGATGAGCGGCGACTGCGCGGTCAGGAAGGCCGAGGACATCGGCGGCCAGGAGCTGAGCTATGCCGAGGTGAAGGCCATCGCCTCGGGCAACCCGGCCGTGCTGACGCTGGCCGAGGCCGACGCCGAGCTCCAGCGGCTGGCTATTCTGCGGAAGAACCACCTGGACGAGCAGTACCGCGCAAGGCAGTCGGTCAGGGACCTCCCCGACGACATCCGGCGGCTGGAGAAGCGGCTGGAGGGCTTGGAGGCCGACAAGGCGACACTCGCGAAGAGCGAGGCTGTTCCGTCGCAGGAGGCAGTCGCCGATCGCATGAAGCGGATGCCGGAGAAGGTGAGCGAGACCTACCGCACCCCGCTCGGGCGATACCGCGGACTGGAGGCCAGCCTGATCCTGCACCCGCTCGGCGGGACGGAGGTCGTGCTGGACGGGGCGACCCGACGCCGGGAGACGCTGCTGCGGGACAACCCCGGCCCGCGTGCCGTGCTGAACGCGCTGGAACGGCTGGCGAACAGCTATGACTACGATTGCCGGAGCCACCGGGCGGAGATCGGTGTGAGGCAGGGCCAGCTCAAGGACTACGAGGCCCGCCTCGGAAAACCGTTCGAACATGCCGACTACATGAGCCAGCTGGCGGGCCTTCGCGACCTGCTCAAGGCCGGCCTCTCGGAGAACCCACCCGAGGGCATCCCTCCCGCCGGCGAGGTGGCCGAGAAGATCAAGGCGTTGCGGGAGGCGAACACCGTCGAGGCCGCCCCCGAGCGTGCGGTGAGGAAGGCCGCAAGGGCCGAGAGGCCGGTGACAGCCCGGCTCAGGGAAAAGCTGGCCGAGCAGCAGGCGGCCGAGGTGCCAGCTTCGGTCGAGGCCAACCCGGAGCCGGACGCAGCCCAGCCCGAGCCTGTTCAGGCGCCAGAGCACGTGGTCGTCCCCATGCCGGACCGGGTGAGGCTGACGAACGGCCACGCCAAGGCGGTGGTCAGCCGCCGCCAGGCGAAGGCGGAGCAGTTGAGACTGTTCTGA
- the dinB gene encoding DNA polymerase IV: MVGPDRQRKVIHVDMDAFYASVEQRDNLELRGQPIAVGGSHERGVVAAASYEARRFGVRSAMPSVTAKRKCPELIFVKPRFDIYRAVSHQIRAIFAEYTPLVEPLSLDEAYLDVTENLKAMASATNIAEEIRARIRAETGLTASAGVSYNKFLAKMASDENKPDGLFVITPKMGPGYVEALPVGKFHGIGPATQAKMEGLGIYTGIDLKAQTLEFLQEHFGKAGPYYYWLARGIDERRVSPDRVRKSVGAETTFSTDIFTPEEARAALDPLISKVWTYCENATIRGRTVTLKAKYADFQQITRSRTLDETVASRAMLEELVFALTEPLFPVSKGIRLLGVTISSLDTESSPRPGQQLLLPFQSA; this comes from the coding sequence GTGGTCGGGCCTGATCGGCAGCGGAAGGTCATTCACGTCGACATGGACGCCTTCTACGCGTCTGTGGAGCAGCGTGACAATCTCGAGCTACGCGGGCAGCCCATCGCTGTCGGCGGCTCGCACGAGCGGGGCGTGGTCGCGGCCGCGAGCTACGAGGCCCGCCGGTTCGGCGTCCGGTCTGCGATGCCCTCGGTCACGGCGAAGCGGAAATGCCCCGAGCTGATCTTCGTGAAGCCGCGGTTCGACATCTATCGGGCGGTGTCGCACCAGATCCGCGCCATCTTCGCCGAGTACACGCCGCTCGTCGAGCCGCTCTCGCTCGACGAGGCCTATCTCGACGTCACCGAGAACCTGAAGGCCATGGCATCGGCGACCAACATCGCCGAGGAGATCCGGGCCAGGATCCGCGCCGAGACGGGCCTGACCGCCTCCGCCGGCGTCTCCTACAACAAGTTTCTGGCCAAGATGGCCTCCGATGAGAACAAGCCCGACGGCCTGTTCGTCATCACGCCGAAGATGGGGCCGGGCTACGTCGAGGCCCTGCCGGTGGGGAAGTTCCACGGGATCGGCCCCGCGACGCAGGCGAAGATGGAGGGGCTCGGGATCTACACCGGCATCGACCTCAAGGCCCAGACTCTGGAATTCCTGCAGGAGCATTTCGGCAAGGCGGGCCCGTATTACTACTGGCTGGCCAGGGGCATCGACGAGCGGCGCGTCTCCCCCGATCGCGTCAGAAAGTCCGTCGGCGCGGAGACGACGTTCAGCACCGACATCTTCACGCCCGAGGAGGCCCGAGCCGCCCTCGATCCGCTCATCAGCAAGGTCTGGACGTACTGCGAGAACGCGACCATCCGGGGGCGGACGGTGACTCTCAAGGCCAAGTACGCCGACTTCCAGCAGATCACCCGCAGCCGGACCCTCGATGAAACGGTCGCATCGCGGGCCATGCTCGAGGAGCTGGTCTTCGCGCTCACCGAGCCGCTCTTCCCGGTCAGCAAAGGTATCCGGCTGCTCGGCGTGACCATCTCCTCGCTGGATACAGAGTCGTCGCCACGCCCTGGCCAGCAGCTCCTTCTGCCGTTCCAGTCGGCATGA
- a CDS encoding thioesterase — MAKRAAKAAPKRIEPEDESQDIEEQVAIESQEPDESGVKGMTKAEAIRRALAAGHEGPQEGTAYILKEFGIEVAPQHFSATKSQMKSRETSKKYKPGRKSKAAAPSQGVEGYLAPPPKQAPSGGEPDLLEAMEAMKPLVASLGAEKVKRIVDLLG; from the coding sequence ATGGCCAAGAGAGCAGCGAAGGCCGCCCCCAAGCGCATCGAGCCCGAGGACGAGAGCCAGGACATCGAGGAGCAGGTGGCCATCGAGTCGCAGGAGCCCGATGAATCCGGCGTCAAGGGGATGACCAAAGCCGAAGCGATCCGCCGGGCCCTAGCTGCCGGACACGAGGGGCCTCAGGAGGGCACCGCGTATATCCTTAAGGAATTCGGGATCGAGGTCGCGCCACAGCATTTCAGCGCCACGAAGTCGCAGATGAAGAGCCGGGAGACCAGCAAGAAGTACAAGCCGGGGCGAAAGTCCAAGGCAGCGGCCCCCAGCCAGGGGGTCGAGGGCTACCTGGCCCCGCCTCCGAAGCAGGCGCCCTCGGGCGGAGAACCCGACCTGCTTGAGGCCATGGAGGCCATGAAGCCGCTGGTCGCCAGCCTCGGCGCCGAGAAGGTCAAGCGCATCGTGGACCTGCTGGGGTAG
- a CDS encoding transporter — MPVKGYLPILVTVGFSAVGVLGDYLLKLASAQKAPLRSGWFYVGFAVYASTAFGWVYVMRHLKLATIGVVYSVSMILLLTAIGAFAFRESLNAYEVIGLVMAVASLVLLMRFA, encoded by the coding sequence GTGCCTGTGAAGGGCTATCTCCCCATCCTGGTCACCGTCGGATTCAGCGCCGTCGGCGTGCTGGGCGACTACCTGCTCAAGCTCGCCAGCGCCCAGAAGGCCCCGCTGCGCTCCGGCTGGTTCTACGTCGGCTTCGCCGTCTACGCCTCGACCGCGTTCGGCTGGGTCTACGTGATGCGGCACCTGAAGCTGGCGACCATCGGCGTCGTCTACTCGGTCTCGATGATCCTGCTGCTGACGGCCATCGGGGCCTTCGCCTTCAGGGAGTCGCTCAACGCCTACGAGGTCATCGGGCTCGTCATGGCCGTCGCCTCGCTGGTCTTGCTGATGCGGTTCGCCTGA
- a CDS encoding amphi-Trp domain-containing protein, which produces MPARKAKPERDVTKAYPLSQFADKLRRLADAVEGGQRFRIQVAGERVSIPPDAMISVEHERGEDGEEVEFQITWKSPVLPEKTEKPAAKGKAKAGGGAKARSKEG; this is translated from the coding sequence ATGCCCGCCCGAAAAGCCAAGCCCGAGCGCGACGTCACCAAGGCCTACCCACTCTCCCAATTCGCCGACAAGCTCCGGAGGCTGGCCGACGCCGTGGAGGGCGGCCAGCGGTTCCGCATCCAGGTGGCCGGGGAGCGGGTGTCGATCCCGCCCGACGCGATGATCAGCGTCGAGCACGAGCGCGGCGAGGACGGGGAGGAGGTCGAGTTCCAGATCACCTGGAAGTCGCCGGTGCTTCCGGAGAAGACCGAGAAGCCCGCGGCCAAGGGGAAAGCGAAGGCCGGAGGCGGGGCGAAAGCCCGGTCGAAGGAGGGTTGA
- a CDS encoding thermonuclease family protein yields the protein MAYPARMKRFIAAFLLLVCWPLPALAGDFAAKVVGISDGDTLTVLTAEKRQVKVRLHGVDAPETGQDFGTRAKQAASEMAFGQQVTVREMDRDRYGRTVAEVFLPDGRSMNHELVRAGMAHWYRQYAPADRELATLEAEAKAAKRGLWAVPPWEWRSGKGVPVTAGVLGNRRSFVYHTPNCRGAASMSEKNRVPFKTAAEAESAGYRKAGDCRW from the coding sequence ATGGCCTATCCTGCTCGCATGAAACGCTTTATCGCTGCCTTCCTGCTCCTCGTCTGCTGGCCTCTCCCGGCTCTCGCTGGGGACTTCGCGGCCAAGGTCGTCGGCATCTCCGACGGTGACACGCTGACCGTCCTGACCGCCGAGAAGCGGCAGGTGAAGGTCCGGCTGCATGGGGTAGATGCTCCGGAGACCGGCCAGGACTTTGGCACGCGGGCGAAGCAGGCCGCGTCCGAGATGGCCTTCGGCCAGCAGGTGACCGTTCGGGAGATGGACCGGGACCGCTACGGCCGCACCGTGGCCGAGGTGTTCCTGCCCGACGGCCGCTCGATGAATCATGAGCTCGTCCGAGCTGGGATGGCGCACTGGTATCGGCAGTACGCCCCCGCCGACCGCGAGCTGGCCACGCTGGAGGCCGAGGCGAAGGCAGCGAAGCGAGGGCTATGGGCCGTGCCGCCCTGGGAATGGAGGAGCGGCAAGGGCGTCCCCGTTACGGCGGGGGTCTTGGGGAACCGCCGGAGCTTCGTCTACCATACACCGAACTGCCGGGGCGCGGCCTCGATGAGCGAGAAGAACCGCGTCCCGTTCAAGACGGCGGCAGAGGCCGAGTCGGCGGGATATCGGAAGGCGGGGGATTGCCGGTGGTAG
- a CDS encoding DUF3883 domain-containing protein codes for MPQSIPKGLTAEHVRLALGELDAGVEHPFGAPTGYEVVYEGRRYPPKAVIGLAFRHLHGEILRPEAFSGGEAPGQANQVLRQLGFEVEKKGEETTDSEKRADWTAEEVSLIVADYFDMLRHDLADRPFNKAGRNQALREQLNGRSKGSVEFKHQNISAVLLEMGLPYINGYKPAKNYQKRLLPQVVEAYLDSHPELAKELEASPVLNPSASPSLAEGGVEGYFDDPPDRMVLPSGDSKPWLSRRGRKVDFARRDALNRQLGQMGEQFTLEIERKRLLAAGRDDLASRVEWISQTCGDGVGFDVLSFDDADDSERCLEVKTTCLGKYFPFVVTENERRCSEDIEERFHLYRVFDFSRRPRVYILSGALSKTCLLEPVHYRASVNLELAD; via the coding sequence ATGCCACAATCGATTCCCAAAGGCCTGACCGCCGAACACGTCAGGCTCGCCCTGGGCGAGCTAGACGCCGGGGTCGAGCATCCGTTCGGCGCGCCAACGGGTTACGAGGTCGTCTACGAGGGGCGCCGCTACCCGCCCAAGGCGGTGATCGGCTTGGCCTTCCGTCACCTTCACGGCGAAATTCTGCGGCCGGAGGCGTTCAGCGGCGGGGAGGCACCCGGCCAGGCGAACCAAGTTCTGCGGCAGTTGGGATTCGAGGTCGAGAAGAAAGGCGAGGAGACGACCGACTCCGAGAAGCGTGCAGACTGGACCGCCGAGGAAGTCTCACTGATCGTCGCCGACTATTTCGACATGCTGCGGCACGACCTGGCCGACCGGCCCTTCAACAAAGCTGGGCGCAACCAGGCCCTCCGGGAGCAACTGAACGGCCGGAGCAAGGGCTCCGTCGAGTTCAAGCACCAGAACATCAGTGCCGTGCTACTGGAGATGGGGCTGCCTTACATCAACGGCTACAAGCCCGCCAAGAACTACCAGAAGCGGCTCCTTCCCCAGGTGGTCGAGGCCTACCTGGACTCCCATCCCGAGCTGGCGAAGGAGTTGGAGGCGTCTCCCGTGCTGAACCCTTCAGCGTCACCATCCTTAGCTGAGGGGGGCGTGGAGGGCTACTTCGACGATCCGCCCGACCGGATGGTGCTTCCGAGCGGCGATTCAAAGCCTTGGCTCTCGCGGCGGGGACGTAAGGTCGATTTCGCGAGGCGGGACGCCCTGAATCGACAGCTAGGGCAGATGGGGGAGCAGTTCACGCTGGAGATAGAGAGGAAGCGACTTCTGGCTGCAGGACGTGACGACCTGGCGAGCCGAGTAGAATGGATCTCCCAGACCTGCGGCGATGGCGTCGGGTTCGACGTGCTCTCATTTGACGATGCCGACGATAGTGAGCGATGCCTGGAGGTCAAGACAACGTGCCTCGGAAAGTACTTCCCCTTCGTGGTCACGGAGAACGAGCGACGTTGCTCGGAGGATATCGAGGAGCGGTTCCACCTCTACCGGGTCTTCGATTTCTCGCGCCGGCCGCGGGTATACATACTGAGCGGGGCGTTGTCGAAGACTTGTCTGCTGGAGCCGGTGCATTACAGGGCGTCGGTGAACTTGGAATTGGCCGACTAG